The genomic interval GCCGCGCCGATCTACAACTGGACCGGCTTCTACATCGGCGGTCACGTCGGCGGCGCCTTCGGCGGTGACCACAACATCTTCGCCCCCGGTTTCAACGGCGGCGGCAGCGGCAACGACGGCGCGTTCATGGGCGGCGGACAGGTGGGCTACGACACCCAGTTCGCCCCGAACTGGGTCTTCGGTCTCGAAGCCAACTACAGCTTCCTCGACACCAACGGTGCTCCCTTCGTCAACCGCGGACTCGGTTCGGTCACCGGCCGCCTCGGCTACACCTGGGGTCCGGCGCTGCTCTACGTCAAGGGCGGCTACGCTTGGGCTGACACCCGCAACACGAACGGTTTCGGCGGCGGCACCTTTTCCGACAGCCACATCGGTCGGGACGGCTACACCGTCGGCGGCGGTCTTGAATACATGTTCACCCAGAACTGGTCGGGCAAGATCGAGTATCAGTACTATGACTTCGGCCACACGACCGCTCTCTTCGACGATGGCACTGGCCCTGTCCCCGTTCGCTTCACCAACAACGAACACACCATCAAGGTCGGCCTGAACTATCGCTTCAACTGGGGTAGCCCGGTCGGCCCGAGGTACTGATCCTCCCGAACCTTAACGGTTTCGAAATAAGAAAGGCCGGCATCATCGTGCCGGCCTTTCTGTTGTTTTCAAACCGCATCACAAGACGAAAACGAACGGCCTCCGATAAACCGAAGACCTCATTCGAAATTCGCAGCACGTCATGGTATCGTCGTGGCACGCGGACGACCGTTTTGAAATGCCGGTTCCGCGTAACGGCAACACGGGGATCGCGACATGGATACAGCATCGGTTTCGTTCGGCAGCGATCACGATTTGTCCTCGCAGCCGCGCCACGACTGGACGCGATCCGAAACCGAGACACTTTATAATGTGCCTTTCGTAGACCTGATCTTCCAGGCGCAGACCCTTCATCGCCGCAATTTCGATCCCAATCACGTCGAGACCGCGAGCCTGCTCAGCATCAAGACCGGCGGCTGCCCGGAAGATTGCGGCTACTGTTCGCAGAGCGCGCATTACGACAGCGGCGTGAAAGCCACGAAGCTGATGGACCGGGAAGCCGTCATCGAAACCGCGCGGCGGGCCAGGGATGCCGGCGCCAGCCGGTTCTGCATGGCGGCGGCATGGCGCAATCCGAAGGACCGGGATCTCGACCGGGTCTGCGACATGGTCAGCGCCGTCAAGGAACTCGGCCTGGAGACCTGCGCGACACTGGGAATGCTCACGCCCGATCAGGCCCGACGGCTGCACGACGCCGGACTCGATTTCTACAACCACAATGTCGATACCTCGCCCGAATTCTACGGCAACATCATCACCACGCGCACGATGCAGGATCGCATCGACACGCTCGCTTATGCGCGCGAGGCCGGGCTCAAGGTCTGCTGCGGCGGCATCATCGGCTTGGGAGAACAGGTCGGCGACCGGCTCGGTATGCTGATGCTGCTGGCCAATCTGCCCGTGCACCCCGAAAGCGTCCCCATCAACATGTGGAACGAGGTCAAAGCGGTGCCAGTCAACGACACGGCCGAGCGGCCCGATCCGATCGCGCTGGTGCGGATGATCGCGGTGGCGCGGATCATGATGCCGAGGAGCGTGGTCCGGCTGTCGGCGGGCCGGCAATACATGACCGACGAATTACAGGCGCTGTGCTTTTTGGCCGGCGCCAACTCCATTTTCATCGGCGATGTCCTGCTGACCACAAAAAATCCGCAGACCACACGCGACGCCGCGTTGCTCGACCGCCTCGGCATCAAGTCGCGGCTGGACGACGCGAAGGCAGCCGCACCGCCCCACTGATCCGGTGGAAAACGGGCCATTGCCTGCAATTCCCCGGACCGGTTTTCGGGCTGTCTCCCATCGGCGAACTGCCAGTCCCGAACAAGACGAGGCCGTCCGGATTCTTTGCGCCAGAGCAAATCAATGGCAATTTTTAACCCTTAAACGGGCGCTTTTGCGGATTCCGGCTCGACAGCCCGGCTGGAAAGGCTCTAAAAAGGTGTCCGATCGGTCCGGCCGTCTCGGGCCTTCTTCCGGATTTTGTCATGGATTATAGCAAGTTCTTCAGTAACGCGCTCGATCGACTTCATGACGAGCGGCGCTATCGCGTCTTCGCAGATCTTGAACGCATCGCCGGCCGGTTCCCCTACGCCACATGGCACTCCCCCAAAGGGCCGCGCAACGTCGTGATCTGGTGTTCCAACGACTACCTCGGCATTGGTCAGCACCCGAAGGTTGTTGGCGCCATGGTCGAGACCGCGACCCGCGTCGGCACCGGCGCCGGCGGCACCCGCAACATCGCCGGAACCCATCATCCGCTGGTCCAACTCGAGCAGGAACTGGCCGATCTGCACGGCAAGCCGGCAGCGCTGGTGTTCACGTCCGGCTATGTCTCGAACCAGACCGGCATTTCGACCCTCGCCAAGCTCATTCCGAACTGCCTGATCCTGTCGGACGCGCTCAACCACAATTCGATGATCGAAGGCATCCGGCAGTCTGGCTGCGAGCGCATCGTATTCCGCCACAATGACGTGGCGCATCTGGAGGAACTGCTTCGCGCCGCCGATCCTGACCGTCCGAAGCTGATCGCCTGCGAGAGCCTGTATTCGATGGATGGCGATGTCGCGCCGCTTGCGAAGATCTGCGATCTCGCCGAGCGCTACGGCGCGATGACCTATGTCGACGAGGTGCACGCAGTCGGCATGTACGGGCCGCGCGGCGGCGGTATCGCGGAGCGCGAAGGCGTCATGCATCGCATCGACGTCCTTGAAGGCACGCTCGCCAAGGCCTTCGGTTGCCTCGGTGGCTACATCGCCGGCAATTCCGATATCATCGACGCGGTGCGTTCCTATGCGCCCGGCTTCATCTTCACCACCTCGCTGCCGCCCGCGATCTGCTCGGCGGCGACGGCTGCGATCCGGCATCTCAAGTCATCGACATGGGAACGCGAACGCCATCAGGAACGCGCGGCGCGCACCAAGGCAAGCCTGATTGCGGCCGGTCTGCCGGTAATGGTGAGTTCGACCCACATCGTCCCGGTCTTCGTCGGCAATCCCGAGCGCTGCAAGCAGGCGTCCGATATGCTGCTGCATGACCATGGCATCTACATCCAGCCGATCAACTATCCAACCGTGCCCAAGGGCATGGAGCGGCTTCGGATCACGCCGTCGCCATATCACGACGACGCGCTGGTCGATCAGTTGGCGGAAGCCCTGCTTCAGGTCTGGGAACGTCTCGATCTGCCGTTGCAGGCAAAATCCATGGCGGCCGAGTAGCGATCTGCCAGAACGCGTTCGCTTTTGATGGACCGGAGCCTTTTCGCTTCTGATGGAATCAGAAGCCAGGCTCTATGATTTTGATTTGACGCGTTTTCTTCACGCGAACCGGTGCCCACTTCGCTCGAAAACGCTCTAGATCGTGATGACTTGAGGTCAGATCAGCTCCCCCGTCATTGCCAGCGAAGCGAAGCAATCCAGGAGCCACTCTGAAAGACTGGATTGCTTCGTCGCTTCCGCTCCTCGCAATGACGACGATTCAAACTCATTTCATCCCGCTCTAGGAAGCGGACAACCGCCGCCGGGCGCTCGCCTCCGACAACACGATCCTTATCAGATCGGCGGCATTTTTGGCGCCGAGCTTGTCCATGATCCGCGCGCGATGAACCTCGACCGTGCGCGGACTGATGCCAAGTCTGCGTCCCGCTTCCTTGTTCGACGCGCCCCTGGCCACCTGGGACAGGACTTCGCGCTCCCGGCAGGTCAGCAGATGGCGGCCGGGGAAATTGGCGAGCCCGTCGATCTCGCCGCCCCGCGCCTCGCGCCACACGTTCACCGCGGCACGAACCCGGTCGACGATCGCATCCGAGGAAAACGGCTTCTCCAGAAAATCGAGCGCGCCGTATTTCATCGCCGCGACGGCTGTTGCGATGTCGGCCACGCCGGAGATCACGAGGATCGGCGCGGCAACCCGCTCGGCCGCGAGCTTGCGCAGGATATCGAACCCGGATTCGCCGGGAAGATGCAGGTCGAGAATGACACAGGCCGGCGACACGCTCCGAACCGCCTCGAAAAACGAGGTTCCGTCGCCAAAGCTTTGCGCGGCATAGCCCTCGATCTTCAAAAGCAGGACCAGCGTTTCCCGCACCGACGGATCGTCGTCGACGATGAAAACCGGAGTATCCGGAACGAAGGACAGAAGTTGACCCATTCGCAGCGTCCTCGATAGAGATCGATGAGAAACACAACTTATACGTGTATAAGCTGATTCGCGCCGGTGTGCAAATCATGACGGCAGGGCTGTCGCGCGGGGCCGCGTAAGACGCTAGATTTTTCGCCGGAACGGCTACGGCGTTAACCCGAAGCAGACCCAAGGCAGCGCCTGCCGGAGGAGCCACCGCAATGCTGCACGACTGGGGCGTGATCGCGGCCGCCATCGGCTACATCGGCTTCCTCTTCCTGGTCGCAAGCTATGGCGACCGGGCGCCGAAGTTTGGGCGTGGCCGCGCCGGCCCGCTGATCTATCCGCTGTCGCTGGCGGTGTACTGCACGTCGTGGACGTTTTTCGGTTCGGTCGGACTCGCGACCCGAACCGGCCCCGAGTTTCTCGCGATCTATGTCGGGCCGGTCCTGCTGATCGCATTCTGCACGCCGCTGCTGCGGCGGATCATCCAGTTGGCCAAATCGCAGAACATCACGTCGGTCGCCGATTTCATCGCCGCGCGCTACGGCAAGAGCCAGGCGGTGGCGGCAACCGTCGCCGTCATCGCCATGATCGGCTCGGTTCCATATATCTCGCTTCAACTCAAGGCAGTTGCCTTGTCGCTCGGGACCATTCTGATCGACGACCAGGCGATCGCCAAAATTCCTGTCATCAGCGACATCGCGCTGATCGTGACGCTCGCGCTGGCCCTGTTCGCGGTGCTGTTCGGAACCCGGCAGACCGATGCGACGGAGCATCAACACGGCCTGATGCTGGCGATCGCGACCGAGTCCATCGTCAAGCTGGTGGCGTTCATCGCCGCGGGCGCCTTCGTCACGTTCTGGATGTTCAGTCCCGTCGAACTGGTCGAGCGCGCGCTGAAGTCGCCGGAGGCGATGCGGGCCATCGAGCACACGCCGTCGATCGGCAACTTCCTGACGATGACGCTCTTGTCGTTTCTCGCGATCATGCTGCTGCCCCGGCAATTCCATGTCAGCGTGGTGGAGAACTCCAGCGACGCCGAAGTCGGCCGGGCGCGCTGGCTGTTTCCGCTCTACCTGGTCGCCATCAACATCTTCGTTGTCCCGATCGCGCTCGCAGGCCTCGTCACATTCCCGTTCGGCAACAGCGACATGTATGTGCTGGCGCTGCCGATCGAGGGTCACTCGAGGTTGCTCAGCATCGCGGTGTTCATCGGAGGACTTTCAGCGGGAACCGCGATGGTGATCGTTGAATGCGTGGCGCTGGCGATCATGGTGTCCAACGACATTGTCGTGCCGCTGGTGCTCCAGCGCAGTCCGGCGTCCCGCGGCGGCCGCAAGGACTTCGGCAACTTCCTGCTCAAGACCCGCCGTCTTGCGATCTTCGCCATCATGATCATGGCGTATTTGTACTACCGCGCGCTCGGCAGCGCACAACTCGCCGCGATCGGGCTGCTGTCGTTCGCCGCCATCGCCCAACTCGCGCCGGCGTTCCTCGGCGGCCTGGTCTGGCGGCGCGCGACGGCGCGCGGCGCGATGGGCGGGATGCTCGCCGGCTTTGCCGTCTGGGCCTACACGCTGTTTCTTCCGAGCTTGCTCGACGGCACCACCGTCGGCACGATGATGATGCAACATGGCCCGCTGGGCATCGCCGCGCTGAAGCCGCAGGCGCTGTTCGGCGTCGGCCTGCCGCCGCTCATGCACGGCGTGCTATGGAGTCTGTCGATCAATGTCCTGACCTACGTCGCGCTGTCGCTGACGCGGCAGCCATCGTCGATCGAGCGGGTGCAGGCGGGAATCTTCGCGCCCCACGCGCTCGCGCCGCTGACCCCGCCATTCCGGCGCTGGCGTTCGATGGTGACGGTGCAGGATATTCTCGACACCGTTGCACAATACCTCGGTCCCGACCGCGCACGGCAGTCGTTCAAGGCGTTCGCGGCTGCGCGACGCCTCAACCTCGATCCGGCAGCGCCGGCCGATTTCGAACTGCTGCAGCACGCCGAGCATCTGATCGCGTCGTCGATCGGCGCGGCGTCGTCGCGGCTGGTGATCTCGCTGCTGCTGCGACGCCGCACGGTGTCGGCGAAGGCGGCCTTGAAGCTGCTCGACGACGCGCACGCGGCGCTCCACTTCAACCGCGAGATGCTGCAGACCGCACTGAACCACGTGCGGCAGGGAATCGCGGTGTTCAACCCCGATCTGCAACTGATCTGTTCGAACCCGCAATTCGGAAATATTCTCGGGCTGCCGCCGCAAATCGTTCAGATCGGGATTCCGCTGACCGAGATTCTTGAATTCCTCGGTGCCATCGATAAGCCGCAGATCGACCGGGAGACTGCGAAGCAGGCCCGTCTCACCGCATACACGACGGAGGGACAGCCGTATCTGGAGCGGCGTCCCGACCGCAACATCGTGATCGAGGTCCGCGCCAACCGGATGCCCGACGGTGGCCTGGTGATTACCTTTTCCGATGTGACCCCGAGCTTCGAGGCCGCCGAGGCGCTTGAGCGCGCCAACGCCACACTCGAAAAGCGCGTACGCGACCGCACCGGGGAACTGACCCGGCTGAATTCCGAACTCGCGCGCGCCAAGAGCATCGCCGAGGAAGCCAACATCTCCAAAACCCGGTTCCTGGCGGCCGCCGGCCACGACATCCTGCAACCGCTCAACGCCGCACGGCTCTATGTCACGAGCCTGGTAGAGCGGCAGACCGGTGGCGAGGATTCCAGGCTCGTCCAGAACATCGACGATTCACTGGAGGCCATCGAGGAGATTCTCGGCGCGTTGCTCGACATCTCGCGACTCGATGCCGGCGCCATCACGACGTCGATCACAAGTTTCCGGGTCGGCGACCTGATGCGCTCGCTCGAAATCGAGTTCGCTCCGATGGCGCGGGCGAGGCAGCTTCGCCTGACGTTCGTGCCGAGTTCACTGCCGGTCGCATCCGACCGGCTGCTGCTGCGGCGGCTGCTGCAAAACCTGATCTCGAACGCCATCAAGTATACGCCGCACGGCCGGGTGCTGATCGGCTGCCGCCGTCGCGGCAAATCGCTCCGGATCAACGTCTATGACACCGGGGTCGGAATCCCGATCCCCAAGCGCGGCGAAATCTTCAAGGAATTTCATCGGCTCGAACAGGGAGCGCGGATCGCGCGCGGGCTCGGGCTCGGCCTGTCGATCGTCCAGCGGCTTGCGCGCGTGCTTGATCACACCATCGCGCTGGACTCAAACCGCAGCGGCGGCTCGGTGTTCTCGGTCACGGTTCCGATCGCGCCGGCCGTCAATCACACCGCCCATGCCACCGCGGTGACCAGCAGCACGCCGCTGTCGCACGCGCCGATGAGCGGAGCCCTGATCATCTGCATCGAGAACGATCTGGCGATCCTCGACGGCATGAAGACGCTGCTGACCTCCTGGGATGCGCGCGTGATCGCCGTGGCCGAGCCTGAGGCGGCGATCGCGGCGATCGAAGCGGCCGGCGGACGGATCACCGGGCTGCTGGTAGACTATCATCTCGATCGCGGCAACGGCATCGCGACGATCCGGGAGATCCGGCGGAAATTCGGCGACACCATTCCGGCGATCCTGATCACGGCCGACCGCAGCCCCCACGTTCGCGAAGCGGCGCAACTGGAACGGGTTTCGGTGCTCAACAAGCCATTGAAGCCCGCATCGCTGCGGGCGCTGATCGGCCAGTGGCGAAGCCAGCAGATCGCCGCCGCGGAATAAGGGGAACGCCTCCTTGACCTCCGCCATCGTCGCGGACAGACGACTCAACCCGCCGACGGCTCGCTCTGACGCCACTGATCTCCGGCAATCCGCGCCGCCGCAATGACCGCCTGGGTGCGGCTCTCGACCCCCAGCTTTTGCAGGATCGCGGAGACGTGCGCCTTGATGGTCGCCTCCGACACCCCGAGTTCGTAGGCGATCTGTTTGTTGAGCAGTCCTTCGGACAGCATCATCAGGACGCGCACCTGCTGCGGCGTCAGCGTGACGAGCCGGTCGCGCAAGCGCGTCATCTCCGGATCGGCGGCGGCCGACAGATCGACGTCGGGCGGGATCCAGATATCGCCCTCGATGACCTTGAGGATCGCGGTGCGTAGCGCATCGACTCCCAACCGCTTCGGAATGAACCCGGAGGCGCCGAAATCCATCGAGCGACGGATCGTCGCCACGTCGTCGCTGGCCGACACCACCACCACCGGAATCGCCGAATACTGGGCGCGCAGGTAGATCAGCCCGGAAAACCCGCTGATCCCCGGCATCGACAGGTCGAGCAGAATCAGATCGACGTCGGCCTCCTGCTCGAGCCGCGCCGTCAACTCCTCGAACGTGCCGGCCTCGTCGATCTGTGCAGGCATGATGCTGGCGACCGCCTGCCGCAGGGCATCGCGGAACAGCGGATGATCGTCGGCGATCACGATACGGGTGCTATCGGATGCGGTCATCGAATTCACGGGCTCGCGCATACCTTCGCGTTCACTGCGGTGGTCTCAGGCCGGGTGGGTACCCCGGAACCGGATTGTCCACCGCTCGAACCGGTCTTGCAAGACGCAATGCCGCGGACCATGGAAACGAAGCAAAAACGATCCGGCCGCGCAAAGCGGCCGGATCGTCGCGCCGGACAAGCCGCGTCCTCGTCTGACTACGGGCAGGGATGGCGGTTGCCATCGTAGCCAAGATACGTCCCGGAGCGCGGGTCATAGGATTTGAAGCGGCGGAAGCAATAGGCGTCGTCGCTTCTTGGGGCGCGAGCCTGACTCCCGGCTATGGCGCTGCCGATGATCGCGCCGGCGGCGAGCCCGCCGAACACCGGACCCGGGCCATAGCCATAGTAACCTGGGCCATAACCATAGTAACCCCGCCGCCAGCCGCGGTGATGCCAGCCGTGATGATGCCAGCCATGGTGATGCCAGCCATGGTGTCGATAACGGACCGGCTGTGGCGTCGCGGCTGAGGTGGCAAGCGATCGGTCGAGCGTCAAAGGCGCAGCCATCGCGGGCTGAAACGAAATGGACGCGGCGCCCATCGCCAGCGCCGCGAGCAGGATTTTCGAAAACCGCATAGAGACCTTCCTTTATCTGCAGTGAAAGGAGGACAACCGGTGCGTGCAGCAAGCGTTCCGGCAAAACGGGGAGATCGTTTTGCGTCAGATCGTCGCGGGGCGGAACCGCGAGGAGGATCGTAGCGCGAGCCCAGGTCGTGAACCCCGAGTCTTGAGTCAAATTGTCTTTGAGTCGAACCGCGCCGGTCAGATTCCTCCGGATGCATCGCGGTGAACGCGGCCGGCCATCTCGATCAGCCGCCGCCAGGCGCGCTCGGCGAACGACATCACGCGATCCATGTCGCGATCGCTCGGCAGCGGAATCTCGATGCTGTTACGGTTGGCGTCGGCGGATTTCGGTTCGTCGGCTTTTGGCACCGCTGCGCCGGGCTCGCCCGGCCTCAGCGAATCCGCCTTGGGCAAAGCCTGCCGGGTCTTGCCGCCGGCGGTCGGCTCGCGCGCGGCGAGTTGCGCCTTCAGTTTCTCGTTCTTCGCCAGCAGCCGGCCGATTTCCTTATCCAGGGCGGCACGTTCTTCGGGCAACGCGTAACACGCCCAGCCATTGCCCTTGTCCGCGCAATGCGCGACCACGCCGGTCCG from Nitrobacter sp. NHB1 carries:
- a CDS encoding outer membrane protein, translated to MKKILLASVAIVGMAAIVPAQAADLAARPYTKAPAYEAAPIYNWTGFYIGGHVGGAFGGDHNIFAPGFNGGGSGNDGAFMGGGQVGYDTQFAPNWVFGLEANYSFLDTNGAPFVNRGLGSVTGRLGYTWGPALLYVKGGYAWADTRNTNGFGGGTFSDSHIGRDGYTVGGGLEYMFTQNWSGKIEYQYYDFGHTTALFDDGTGPVPVRFTNNEHTIKVGLNYRFNWGSPVGPRY
- the bioB gene encoding biotin synthase BioB codes for the protein MDTASVSFGSDHDLSSQPRHDWTRSETETLYNVPFVDLIFQAQTLHRRNFDPNHVETASLLSIKTGGCPEDCGYCSQSAHYDSGVKATKLMDREAVIETARRARDAGASRFCMAAAWRNPKDRDLDRVCDMVSAVKELGLETCATLGMLTPDQARRLHDAGLDFYNHNVDTSPEFYGNIITTRTMQDRIDTLAYAREAGLKVCCGGIIGLGEQVGDRLGMLMLLANLPVHPESVPINMWNEVKAVPVNDTAERPDPIALVRMIAVARIMMPRSVVRLSAGRQYMTDELQALCFLAGANSIFIGDVLLTTKNPQTTRDAALLDRLGIKSRLDDAKAAAPPH
- the hemA gene encoding 5-aminolevulinate synthase, with the protein product MDYSKFFSNALDRLHDERRYRVFADLERIAGRFPYATWHSPKGPRNVVIWCSNDYLGIGQHPKVVGAMVETATRVGTGAGGTRNIAGTHHPLVQLEQELADLHGKPAALVFTSGYVSNQTGISTLAKLIPNCLILSDALNHNSMIEGIRQSGCERIVFRHNDVAHLEELLRAADPDRPKLIACESLYSMDGDVAPLAKICDLAERYGAMTYVDEVHAVGMYGPRGGGIAEREGVMHRIDVLEGTLAKAFGCLGGYIAGNSDIIDAVRSYAPGFIFTTSLPPAICSAATAAIRHLKSSTWERERHQERAARTKASLIAAGLPVMVSSTHIVPVFVGNPERCKQASDMLLHDHGIYIQPINYPTVPKGMERLRITPSPYHDDALVDQLAEALLQVWERLDLPLQAKSMAAE
- a CDS encoding response regulator transcription factor translates to MGQLLSFVPDTPVFIVDDDPSVRETLVLLLKIEGYAAQSFGDGTSFFEAVRSVSPACVILDLHLPGESGFDILRKLAAERVAAPILVISGVADIATAVAAMKYGALDFLEKPFSSDAIVDRVRAAVNVWREARGGEIDGLANFPGRHLLTCREREVLSQVARGASNKEAGRRLGISPRTVEVHRARIMDKLGAKNAADLIRIVLSEASARRRLSAS
- a CDS encoding PAS domain-containing hybrid sensor histidine kinase/response regulator — encoded protein: MLHDWGVIAAAIGYIGFLFLVASYGDRAPKFGRGRAGPLIYPLSLAVYCTSWTFFGSVGLATRTGPEFLAIYVGPVLLIAFCTPLLRRIIQLAKSQNITSVADFIAARYGKSQAVAATVAVIAMIGSVPYISLQLKAVALSLGTILIDDQAIAKIPVISDIALIVTLALALFAVLFGTRQTDATEHQHGLMLAIATESIVKLVAFIAAGAFVTFWMFSPVELVERALKSPEAMRAIEHTPSIGNFLTMTLLSFLAIMLLPRQFHVSVVENSSDAEVGRARWLFPLYLVAINIFVVPIALAGLVTFPFGNSDMYVLALPIEGHSRLLSIAVFIGGLSAGTAMVIVECVALAIMVSNDIVVPLVLQRSPASRGGRKDFGNFLLKTRRLAIFAIMIMAYLYYRALGSAQLAAIGLLSFAAIAQLAPAFLGGLVWRRATARGAMGGMLAGFAVWAYTLFLPSLLDGTTVGTMMMQHGPLGIAALKPQALFGVGLPPLMHGVLWSLSINVLTYVALSLTRQPSSIERVQAGIFAPHALAPLTPPFRRWRSMVTVQDILDTVAQYLGPDRARQSFKAFAAARRLNLDPAAPADFELLQHAEHLIASSIGAASSRLVISLLLRRRTVSAKAALKLLDDAHAALHFNREMLQTALNHVRQGIAVFNPDLQLICSNPQFGNILGLPPQIVQIGIPLTEILEFLGAIDKPQIDRETAKQARLTAYTTEGQPYLERRPDRNIVIEVRANRMPDGGLVITFSDVTPSFEAAEALERANATLEKRVRDRTGELTRLNSELARAKSIAEEANISKTRFLAAAGHDILQPLNAARLYVTSLVERQTGGEDSRLVQNIDDSLEAIEEILGALLDISRLDAGAITTSITSFRVGDLMRSLEIEFAPMARARQLRLTFVPSSLPVASDRLLLRRLLQNLISNAIKYTPHGRVLIGCRRRGKSLRINVYDTGVGIPIPKRGEIFKEFHRLEQGARIARGLGLGLSIVQRLARVLDHTIALDSNRSGGSVFSVTVPIAPAVNHTAHATAVTSSTPLSHAPMSGALIICIENDLAILDGMKTLLTSWDARVIAVAEPEAAIAAIEAAGGRITGLLVDYHLDRGNGIATIREIRRKFGDTIPAILITADRSPHVREAAQLERVSVLNKPLKPASLRALIGQWRSQQIAAAE
- a CDS encoding response regulator transcription factor, with translation MTASDSTRIVIADDHPLFRDALRQAVASIMPAQIDEAGTFEELTARLEQEADVDLILLDLSMPGISGFSGLIYLRAQYSAIPVVVVSASDDVATIRRSMDFGASGFIPKRLGVDALRTAILKVIEGDIWIPPDVDLSAAADPEMTRLRDRLVTLTPQQVRVLMMLSEGLLNKQIAYELGVSEATIKAHVSAILQKLGVESRTQAVIAAARIAGDQWRQSEPSAG
- a CDS encoding BA14K family protein → MRFSKILLAALAMGAASISFQPAMAAPLTLDRSLATSAATPQPVRYRHHGWHHHGWHHHGWHHRGWRRGYYGYGPGYYGYGPGPVFGGLAAGAIIGSAIAGSQARAPRSDDAYCFRRFKSYDPRSGTYLGYDGNRHPCP